In Pedobacter sp. SL55, the following proteins share a genomic window:
- a CDS encoding NUDIX hydrolase: protein MYKVCYFSIFKNDNDMIEYASQPHYLAAVDCIVFGFDGQHVKLLLVKRGLEPEINKWSLIGGFIMQDESPEDAAVRVLKKNTGLEGVYLEQFQVYGKPDRDPIERTLSIAYFALIDISKYQSQLNNDFQAEWFLISEIPKLIFDHNTMVADARKKLRYKAALHPILFELLPKKFTLPQLQNLFEEVNDTKIDTRNFNRKINSIGLLIRLDEKDKSGSKKGAHYFKLDKKKYHSNFQRFLNLIPNLKLD, encoded by the coding sequence TTGTATAAAGTTTGTTATTTTAGCATTTTCAAGAATGATAATGATATGATAGAGTACGCTAGTCAGCCACATTACTTGGCAGCTGTTGATTGCATAGTATTTGGATTTGATGGACAACACGTTAAACTGTTATTAGTCAAAAGGGGGCTCGAGCCAGAAATCAACAAATGGAGCTTGATTGGCGGATTTATTATGCAAGATGAAAGTCCAGAAGATGCCGCTGTGAGGGTATTGAAGAAAAACACAGGCCTAGAGGGCGTATATCTAGAACAATTTCAGGTTTATGGCAAGCCAGATCGCGACCCTATAGAGCGTACACTATCTATTGCTTATTTTGCACTTATTGATATTAGCAAATACCAGAGCCAATTGAATAATGATTTTCAAGCGGAATGGTTCTTGATTAGCGAAATACCTAAACTCATTTTTGATCACAATACAATGGTGGCAGATGCCCGGAAGAAACTCAGGTACAAGGCTGCACTACATCCTATCTTATTTGAACTATTGCCTAAAAAATTCACGCTACCTCAACTGCAGAATTTGTTCGAAGAAGTGAATGACACCAAGATAGACACTAGAAACTTCAACAGAAAAATAAATTCTATAGGGCTGTTAATAAGATTGGATGAAAAGGATAAATCTGGCTCTAAAAAGGGCGCACATTATTTTAAGCTAGACAAGAAAAAATATCATTCGAATTTCCAAAGGTTTCTAAATTTAATACCTAATCTGAAGCTAGATTAA